GGTACAAGACATGAGAGGGGAGAGATTTGTGGagtgaatgaaatgaagaatgtgttAATGTCTATTTACTTGTATCATTGACTTAGTTCTAgaaaatttttataacttataGTTTCTAGAAgggaaaatacacaagtaccccctcaacctatgccagaaatttcagagacatacttatactatactaaggtcctattacctccctatacttattttataagtagttttctacccctttttggcctatgtggcactaggttgaaaaaaagtcaaccagggTTGGCCCAACAAAATAATGCCACGTAGGCccaaaaggagtagaaaattatttataaaataagtttaggagggtaataggaccttagtatagtataagtgtgtctctgaaatttcggggATAAGTTGAGGGtatacttgggcattatccctttCTAGAATAATCATGTAACTTATGCAGGAATTTTAGCCACTTGAAGAAATATTTTggcaaatttaaaaatagaatttaaaaatgaaatatatatatatgaaaatgacCGTATTATTGTTGATCGTCTACAACTTCATATTTCTACATAATAGATGAATTTAAATCAAACTTACATTAATTCACTATTcggattaatatatttaaaatcaaataaaagtgaaaaaattattatatattttaatgaagaaCTACCTTTTTATAATATGGTAAACATTTTTAGTTTactttaaatacaaatataccatcctattcattttatttgtaaagttactttttttgacatctttaaaattttatttctcaatattaaaactattttttatttattctttaatttcaatctaatatatattattaatttatcacaCTTATTTCTTTTCAGgtatattaattagagccaaagtaaaagtaattaattatattttttaaataatgaattttatattaaagtaggcatttttagtaaatataatgaatagaaaaaatattaagaattaaattaaaataatagtaaaatagagtaatgagTAGATATCACACAGTAACTTATAAAAAAGTAAAGTAATAACAAACTGCGTTGatggtaataataataattaaaaatatttatagaaatatttagttttctttttatcattctTGATAGATATTTATTTGCGTGaagttatatttttacatttgatCACCATTCACTTCACATATAGAAAGATGATctagaattaattatttttcttgctatttttattaatagatttttgttagaatgaaatttcatttcaattcttgATCGTCTTAAATGtaaatatatcatcctattcatttttatttgtaaaattacttCTTaccatatttttctttatttcaatctaatacatattattaattttatcacacttatttcttttcaagtatattaattagagtcaaaataaaggtgaaaataagtaattcataatgtatatttatattaaagtaggtattttttataagcataataaaCTAATGAATAGATATTACAAtgactaataaaaaaaagtaaagtaatagcaaaataagttaatagtaataaaaataactaaagatatttctagaaatatttaattttcttgttatcacgtgaaattacatttttacccctgatcattattcactttatatatagaaagatcTTTCTAGATTATTTACTATCtttcttaataaatttttgttagAATAAAATTACGATTTTACCCTTGGTTGTCCtaccacttcactcttctatataatatcATTATTACTAGGGGGAAAAAGAGACAAATATACCCTTTTGAACTTGATGGAAAAAATTTATCTTGTTTACCCCCAAGCCAATCAATCTCCATAAACGGTATCTAAATATCTCTCACTTTATACTTTTCGAATGTTAATGCCCCTATCGTCTAATTTTTGGAGCATGTATACCTTTTAGACTAACAGATGGACACGTGTCACGATCCTAATAgcctaataaaaatttattttatttttatttccaaTTAAATAATTCGACCCAGATAATTAAAACCCATCTAAATAATTTAAGACCCACTCAATTTTAAGGGACCGTAGATGACTTAAGTCTTACTATTACTGTAacgattcaaaaaaaaaaagaattatataaataagaataaataggtaTTTAAGGGCATAATTGTCCTTTCAcgttttaaatgaataaataaataaataagtaaataaataaaacaaatttgtatttatttattttaaatgttatttgactaattcttgaattagtctcctaatccaAATAGtcctctctctctcacgcttcttaactccctctctcacgttctccatcttCCTCACATTATTTCTGCCAAAACATCAACAGTTTTCACGCTTGAAGAACTAACAAAAATTTTtaagcaaaagaaaaatataatcaaaacgtcaaggctaagagaggttTGTCGAGAGAGGTGTACGTTGAAGTGAATTGGGAgtggtttggaggagttttccGGGCAGCAACATTAAAGTTTGAACAtcgattaaggtatgggtttcttctctcttggtccctttcccaagagaccccttaaggtccaagatattcattccgaaaactagggttgttcccttttgtatgtccttgtcactagctcccaatgaaatttaggttgggtatgattgctggtagatttagatgtatattatgttttcgcgatgaatatgattatgtttgtgtacttggaatcgtatgaatgacaaccatgtttttcttgaaattaagTATGTTACGGTGAATGAGGTTCTCTATGTAATGCTCCAAAAGTTTAATGTAATATGATTGTATTTATTGTGTATTTGATGTGTATAATGGGTGTACAAGATGATGTTCATTATGATGAAGTACATAGTAATTGATTAACAATCTTTTAGCCAAACAAACCCATAAAAGATGCACTTAAAATGTGTTATAATAGTCTACGAATTTTCTTAGGAATTCAAgtgaaaatattgataaaaacgaattgaaaaatgaccaaaaattcCAGAAACAATGCAATTTTAATTTAGACTAAAGTTTAATgaaggaaatctggaaatttattaaattttaaaggaatGAGGCCGCCAGGATTCGAACCTGGGACCTCACCCGTGAGGCAGCAGAAATTcgcttaaaaaaaaaaaatggggcTGGCAGGGATCGAACCCTCGCCCTGTCTTGCGcagaaaaagagaaaagtaaGGGGGGCTGGGGGAATCGAACTCGCGACCCCCAACTACgcggaaaaaaaaaaacaaacgaGGCTGGGGGGTATCGAACCCCTGGCCACTGAATTCGcgataaaaagaaaagaaatgggaCTGAAGGGGATCGAACACTCGACCTGGGGGAAAGATGGGAAGGGAATTAATCAGTAAattaaatgggaggcgtgggattcgaacccacgacctccaagTGCGCGCGAGAGAGGGAAAAATGGGAAGGAATAAAacgtgaggcgtgggaatcgatcccacgacCTCAGGGACTGGAGCAgcgagaaaaaaaaatataagaaaaaatagaggggctgtgggggttcgaacccacaacctctctatTGCAGCAAGTTTAATTCTAAAAACAAAAAGGGGTTGTTGGGGCTCGAACTCCCAACCTTTCGgtaaattaatagaaaaattaaaatagaaaaaaattaatcccttcatgtaaatgttgagatttaaattagaattctaattaaaatagaaaattaattctttcatgtaaatatggagatttaatttagaattctaattaaaatagaaaattaattcttgtatgtaaatattgagatttactttacaattctaaataaaatagaaaatttattattttatgaaaatgttgagatttaatttagagttaaaATGTTAaacctccgtattgatacataagtcatacgtgagtaaaatattcaagaataatgtaaTCTACTttgatcaaaaatcaagatcttggtatatatatacaagatacataagtcttgtaatacataatcttaggaaaataagaatcacttaacgaactataaatgaagcctcatggcttgtatgtatagacacataagtttaacatacgttcaaaaataagtgaacctaagatatacgtaatgaaatgaagaatgtggtgacaatcatgatgtgaggctaacgtatatgatgagagcaatctcaaatgagcctaagtaaagggtaccaatacgtactcaccaatgagagtttaagataatgaagagatcagtctctatgaacactctaatgaaaatattgagtttaaaacacttaatacaaatgatgagatgagaaatcatctattgagctatgatgtacttatactagaagccaacttccatgatgtatgagttgaacgtaatggaactttataccgagcaccgataggctagctatgagcggtgatgccttctttcgggaagggcggaggttcacgtaactctcatgagatgagactgtccggcttgccgggtatgggtctccatatatctcctagtctttgaacctatattgccactatagggatctggcggggttaaattcccataaaCGCCAGCATGTTATTGaatcactttggccggtgattccacctcttttcggtgtgggggagacactggatttcatgatgctcacatgatctatgtcggttaaagttaaagttcccaatgaatgaatgaggccagcctcaaatgaatcatataaagaaatgaatgataccgaaggtgttaggataggataatcaagaggtgagctagattcaggtaatgacattaggtcattcctgatcattgcacagcaaacccgatgaaagtcttaaactacatcctaggtatagctggtgttcgcactggcctatgaatgaattgaaatgaaatacgaATGAATGagtgaagcagactctgtgtttgctaaagaaggctccctagttgaggtcccatatgttgagccctcattttggaaagtcttaaggttAAGTCTATGATAataaggtctcatggtatatgaatgaataatatgaaagaaactatgtgttatatgttatgtgatagGTGAAGATGTTATGTCTTGTGTGCAATACGatgattataatgatgcatgtcactctcatggcataactttcctaatctcattttagcaagtccactgacttgacttccaaacatcatgttgTTAGGGAAGAGCtcttctttctcatgcatgtccctggtgtgtgcttgcatatacccatacttagtacaagtgtgtactaattccatacgaacatctacttttaggtgcaggcacaggtggacgctagagctacaggttcgttgttgcagctatccggacgtcagtattcatccggagtttggtaggtcctcatgctttcgaggatgctactgttttacattctagcgtagttttagagttgagctagtggagcatgttccgctagcgtttctttcctgttttggttcagactttgtattggtgctattttggccgatatacaattaatacttaatgaattatttctttcagttgcctatctcttaaatgttagatggttgatgatgaacgattacgaaatgttaagaatgtttagcaagtatgattaaagaatcaaaaatttcaaattttccgctaaaattaatctatgtaaagtaagaatgacgtaagtaggcttgtctgcgacctctgagaggtcaacgacgccggtctcgtctggggtctagattccggtcgtgacaaagttggtatcagagcgctaGGTTAAATTCCTAGAATAAcgagttcacatcaaccacattgagtagtttctaagtcatggtagtgaagtgcaccactatcctggattagagactgcatgatgcgtaggaaagacttcccttcttctgatcttattgtGCTTTTCCTAATGTTTGAATTCTTGGTGTTACGAACGTGTCTAACATCAACcttgttgttttcagagaatgaactCTTGGGGAACTAAGGGTCGGAGGACGGGAGCAGCAGCAGCTAGGGGTAATCAgaatccaccccaggctccagctgaaggagtggccatgccagttaacccagctgcgttgactgatgcggaggtgagggcatctctagcccagatggcacaggccatcacgATGCAGGCCCAAGCTATGACTGCCCAAGTCAACCGGCAGGATGTTCTGAGGGAAAACCCACCGGTTCGCAGCATAGCTGACAGACTgcgagacttcacgaggatgaatcctccaatttTCACAGGGGCTAAGACTTCAGAAGATCCCCAGGAATTTATAGACGAGTTGCATAAGATACTGGTGGCCATGGGGGCCACtgatattgagaaggctgagttggcttCCTACCAGCTCAaagatgttgcacagacttggtgcaaaaTGTGGCGAGATAGCCGTGTCCTAGGAGGGGTGCCAGTCACCTGGGAGCTGTTCAAGACAGCATTTTTGGAAAggttcttccctagagagatgaaagaggccaaggttgaggagttcatcaacctcaAGCAAGGATCCATGActgtcagggagtattccctgaagtttgtgaaGTTATCTAGGTATGTACTTCCCTTAGTATTTGATAACAAGAATGATGAGAGTACTTAACTTTGTtgaaattatccaggtatgctactcCCTTGGTTTCTACCAGCAGGGAGGAGATGAGCAGattcctcacaggaatcaatgGAGACCTGGAGGAGGATTGTCGggctgcgatgctccatgatgaTATGGACCTTTCTAGATTAATGatgcatgtccagcaggtagaggacagccgAAAGAGGAGAGGTGTACGTGATGTTAGGAGGCCtaggcctcaagatcaggcaggtcccagccatggaggccatagaaacaattttggcgtcCGCGAGCAGCCCAAATTCAAGAAGGGGCAACAGAGTGCTGGAAATTCTGACCCTCAGAGAAATACAACgcctagaggaggcagacccgaACCCAAgaggggcaatggaggtgagatgcagcgtccAAGGAAgacttgtactaagtgtggcCGAATGCACCTTGGAGAATgtagacagggcactaatgcctgtttcggttgtggtaagagtggacacatggtc
This window of the Solanum pennellii chromosome 2, SPENNV200 genome carries:
- the LOC114076022 gene encoding uncharacterized protein LOC114076022, producing the protein MNSWGTKGRRTGAAAARGNQNPPQAPAEGVAMPVNPAALTDAEVRASLAQMAQAITMQAQAMTAQVNRQDVLRENPPVRSIADRLRDFTRMNPPIFTGAKTSEDPQEFIDELHKILVAMGATDIEKAELASYQLKDVAQTWCKMWRDSRVLGGVPVTWELFKTAFLERFFPREMKEAKVEEFINLKQGSMTVREYSLKFVKLSRYATPLVSTSREEMSRFLTGINGDLEEDCRAAMLHDDMDLSRLMMHVQQVEDSRKRRGVRDVRRPRPQDQAGPSHGGHRNNFGVREQPKFKKGQQSAGNSDPQRNTTPRGGRPEPKRGNGGEMQRPRKTCTKCGRMHLGECRQGTNACFGCGKSGHMVIDCPQNRGQAGGNAQPRPTPHNAAAAEPPKRNRFYALKGREEQEKSADVVTGAGTGGR